From Rutidosis leptorrhynchoides isolate AG116_Rl617_1_P2 chromosome 3, CSIRO_AGI_Rlap_v1, whole genome shotgun sequence, a single genomic window includes:
- the LOC139896867 gene encoding acyl-acyl carrier protein thioesterase ATL3, chloroplastic-like translates to MSLLSLPYGGHVIILSSRVPYGIQVPSSNVHVFPGTNHRQQLRLRSRSLKTTIRSSNNFEFDLKDCKGMKGYHDIELSVRDYEMDQYGVVNNAIYAKYCQHGRQQLMEKIGINIATITQSGNALALSDLVIKYIAPLRIGDKFTLRMRISDMSAARIYFEHLIFKIPNEEPILDARATAVWLDKDYRPVRIPTEYRSKYVQFLRHEDGS, encoded by the exons ATGTCGCTGCTATCATTACCCTATGGAGGGCACGTGATCATTCTTTCTTCACGTGTCCCCTACGGAATTCAGGTTCCGTCATCAAATGTTCATGTTTTTCCGGGAACTAACCACCGCCAGCAATTGCGGTTACGGTCACGGTCACTCAAAACGACAATCAGAAGCAGTAACAATTTCGAATTTGATCTTAAAGATTGCAAAGG AATGAAGGGATATCATGATATTGAGCTTAGTGTTCGAGATTATGAAATGGATCAGTATGGAGTTGTGAACAATGCAATTTACGCAAAATATTGTCAACATG GACGTCAACAACTTATGGAAAAGATTGGCATAAATATTGCTACAATTACTCAAAGTGGAAATGCATTAGCACTATCAGATTTGGTCATCAAATATATTGCACCTCTGAGG ATTGGGGACAAGTTTACTTTGAGAATGAGAATATCCGACATGTCAGCTGCTCGTATATACTTTGAACACTTGATCTTTAAGATCCCAAATGAAGAG CCCATTTTGGATGCACGAGCAACCGCAGTTTGGCTTGACAAAGACTATCGTCCAGTTCGTATTCCAACAGAGTATAGATCCAAATATGTCCAATTCCTTCGTCACGAGGATGGCAGTTAA